The Montipora capricornis isolate CH-2021 chromosome 3, ASM3666992v2, whole genome shotgun sequence genome window below encodes:
- the LOC138042162 gene encoding peptidyl-prolyl cis-trans isomerase D-like yields the protein MSPTNLKSLFRRGQAFVCLNEYEKAKEDLEKALTLAPCNSAVQEQLRILKNKQRLHDEKLSKALSAMFGRRKTSIE from the exons ATGTCACCCACAAATCTTAAGTCTCTCTTCAGAAGAGGCCAG GCATTCGTTTGTTTGAATGAATATGAGAAGGCGAAGGAGGATTTAGAAAAG GCTTTGACACTTGCTCCATGCAATTCTGCAGTGCAAGAACAACTTCGAATTctaaaaaataagcaaagattACACGATGAAAAATTGTCCAAAGCGCTTAGTGCCATGTTTGGACGCCGGAAAACGTCAATTGAGTAG